One Kineococcus aurantiacus genomic window carries:
- the rpmB gene encoding 50S ribosomal protein L28 gives MAATCDVCAKGPGFGKSVSHSHRRTNRMWLPNIQRVKATVNGSPKRLNVCTSCLKAGKVTR, from the coding sequence GTGGCTGCCACCTGTGACGTCTGCGCCAAGGGCCCTGGCTTCGGCAAGAGCGTCTCGCACTCGCACCGGCGGACCAACCGCATGTGGCTCCCGAACATCCAGCGGGTCAAGGCCACCGTGAACGGTTCCCCCAAGCGCCTCAACGTGTGCACCTCCTGCCTGAAGGCGGGCAAGGTCACGCGCTGA